A genomic region of Pseudoalteromonas piscicida contains the following coding sequences:
- a CDS encoding SPOR domain-containing protein, whose product MAQHDYINKKPKGKGKDKPEKSAKFPVIAAIFAFLLIGGFAYGLWFIKTNADPKEVEQAKNPHPVAEQKVSKPKPRPPEFIEEIKNHEIKVEVKEIESKGPYQMQCGSFRTHSQAEAMKAKVAFAGLIAEIRRTEGSNGVWYRVRLGPYDTKRLAESDKNKLQRVGIFGCGIWGWT is encoded by the coding sequence ATGGCACAGCACGATTACATCAATAAGAAACCTAAAGGCAAGGGGAAAGACAAGCCTGAAAAATCGGCGAAATTTCCTGTTATTGCTGCTATTTTTGCATTTCTACTAATCGGAGGGTTTGCCTACGGTCTTTGGTTTATAAAAACCAATGCCGATCCTAAAGAAGTAGAACAAGCCAAAAACCCGCATCCAGTTGCCGAGCAAAAGGTTAGTAAACCCAAGCCTCGCCCACCTGAGTTCATTGAAGAAATTAAAAATCATGAAATCAAGGTCGAAGTTAAAGAGATCGAGAGCAAAGGTCCTTATCAAATGCAGTGTGGTTCATTTAGAACCCATAGCCAAGCCGAAGCCATGAAAGCCAAAGTTGCGTTTGCAGGGTTAATCGCGGAGATCCGTCGTACCGAAGGGAGTAACGGTGTCTGGTATCGTGTCCGTCTAGGCCCCTACGATACCAAGCGTTTAGCAGAAAGCGATAAAAACAAATTACAACGCGTTGGGATATTTGGCTGCGGGATTTGGGGCTGGACTTGA
- the priA gene encoding primosomal protein N': MLILEVALKLPLHRTFDYLLAPTMQVEAGMRVIVNFANRRCTAIALAKKDDTDVPKDKLKQIIEVLDEHPVFNQAQLSFLHFVSQYYCHPIGDTLFTALPAVLRDGGSPDKTQIPIVRLTEKGQKLPTLRAKKQQALLSQLYKGGAIKLSELKALGFASQTIKALEEKALISQSIEHDSDWSQNELQLGEKPRLNDQQATICSAVNAQVGYRTFLIEGVTGSGKTEVYLQSLENIIKAGKQALILVPEIGLTPQTINRFKKRFNNLPIDLWHSNLTDNERLHTWRRAEKGLSALVIGTRSAIFLPFQNLGMIIVDEEHDNSFKQQEGLRYHARDLAAFRAHQAHCPLLLGTATPALETLHKAITNKYQLVTLSKRAQTQHDNQFHLVDMKGQPEQGGFSPMSLHWMEKTLARGKQVMVFLNRRGFAPTLMCHECGWLNTCKHCSTSATYHKNMNRLVCHHCGEQDFVPRQCPDCGSTQIMPTGLGTEQLEGFLSERFADIPVTRIDRDSTRRKGSLESALDEINQGGARILVGTQMLAKGHHFADVSLVIILDVDSGLYSCDFRATEQMAQLITQVAGRAGRAGEAGTVLLQTHFPEHPLLQDLINNGYGDFARYALQEREEAMLPPFAHLAIIRAEATNINTVLRFLSDLVPATPYPGIQLLGPIPAPLERIAGKFRYQLHIHAQQRTVLRDYLSQLARYIATHESANRVRWSIDVDPMDSY; the protein is encoded by the coding sequence ATGCTCATTCTTGAAGTAGCTTTAAAGCTGCCACTGCACCGAACATTCGACTATTTGCTAGCACCAACCATGCAAGTTGAAGCAGGAATGAGAGTCATCGTCAATTTTGCCAACCGTCGCTGCACTGCGATAGCGCTTGCTAAAAAAGACGACACCGATGTACCAAAAGATAAGCTCAAGCAAATTATTGAGGTGTTGGACGAGCACCCAGTCTTTAATCAAGCACAACTTAGCTTCTTACACTTTGTCTCTCAGTATTACTGTCATCCAATTGGCGATACCTTATTCACAGCACTACCGGCGGTACTTAGAGATGGTGGAAGCCCAGACAAAACTCAGATCCCTATCGTCAGATTAACGGAAAAAGGGCAAAAGCTACCAACACTGCGAGCCAAAAAGCAACAAGCACTGCTTTCTCAATTGTACAAAGGTGGTGCAATAAAATTAAGCGAACTCAAAGCACTCGGATTTGCTAGCCAAACAATTAAAGCATTGGAAGAAAAAGCGCTTATCTCACAATCTATTGAGCATGATAGTGATTGGTCGCAAAACGAATTACAGCTAGGCGAAAAGCCGCGCCTAAACGACCAACAAGCGACTATTTGCAGCGCCGTCAATGCTCAAGTCGGTTACCGTACCTTTTTAATCGAAGGTGTAACGGGAAGTGGTAAAACCGAAGTCTACTTACAGAGCCTTGAAAACATAATAAAAGCGGGTAAGCAAGCACTGATCTTGGTGCCTGAAATTGGACTCACACCACAAACGATCAACCGCTTCAAAAAGCGCTTTAATAACCTGCCCATTGATTTATGGCACTCAAATCTAACCGATAATGAGCGCCTACATACTTGGCGTCGCGCCGAAAAGGGTCTGAGTGCTTTGGTTATCGGTACGCGCTCGGCCATTTTTTTGCCCTTTCAAAATCTCGGCATGATCATCGTTGACGAAGAGCACGACAACTCGTTTAAACAACAAGAAGGTCTGCGCTATCACGCCAGAGATCTCGCTGCATTTCGAGCGCATCAGGCACACTGCCCTTTACTTTTGGGAACAGCAACACCGGCATTAGAAACATTACACAAAGCCATAACCAACAAATATCAACTCGTCACACTGAGTAAACGAGCGCAGACCCAGCACGACAACCAATTTCATCTTGTCGACATGAAAGGTCAGCCAGAACAAGGCGGGTTTTCACCAATGAGTTTACATTGGATGGAAAAAACACTAGCTCGCGGTAAGCAGGTTATGGTGTTTCTAAATCGTCGGGGTTTTGCACCAACATTGATGTGTCACGAATGCGGATGGCTTAATACCTGTAAACATTGCTCTACCAGCGCCACGTACCATAAAAATATGAACCGCTTGGTATGCCATCATTGCGGTGAACAGGACTTTGTACCGAGACAGTGTCCTGATTGCGGCAGCACCCAAATCATGCCTACAGGACTTGGTACAGAACAACTCGAAGGGTTTTTAAGTGAGCGCTTCGCTGATATTCCCGTCACTCGTATTGACCGAGATTCTACACGCCGTAAGGGCAGCCTTGAGAGCGCACTTGACGAAATTAATCAAGGTGGTGCGCGAATTTTGGTCGGCACTCAAATGCTTGCCAAGGGCCACCATTTTGCTGATGTCAGTCTTGTGATTATCTTGGATGTGGACTCAGGACTTTACTCTTGCGACTTTAGAGCAACCGAGCAAATGGCGCAGCTTATTACGCAAGTTGCTGGACGAGCCGGACGCGCCGGTGAAGCGGGAACCGTGTTATTGCAAACGCATTTTCCAGAACATCCATTATTGCAAGATTTAATCAATAACGGCTACGGTGACTTTGCACGATATGCCTTACAAGAACGTGAAGAAGCAATGCTTCCCCCCTTCGCACACTTAGCTATCATCCGCGCCGAGGCAACAAATATAAATACAGTATTGCGCTTTTTGTCGGATTTGGTTCCAGCTACCCCCTATCCTGGTATACAATTGCTGGGTCCAATTCCAGCACCACTTGAACGAATAGCTGGAAAGTTCAGATATCAATTACATATACACGCACAACAACGCACTGTGCTGCGGGACTACCTTTCGCAACTTGCGCGCTATATTGCTACGCATGAGTCTGCCAATCGAGTACGCTGGAGCATAGATGTTGATCCAATGGATAGCTATTAA
- the rpmE gene encoding 50S ribosomal protein L31: protein MKEGIHPNYETITASCSCGNKFETRSTLCKDVHLDVCSACHPFYTGKQKILDTGGRVDRFNKRFGALSSKK, encoded by the coding sequence ATGAAAGAAGGTATTCACCCTAATTACGAGACGATCACTGCATCGTGCTCTTGCGGTAACAAGTTCGAAACTCGTTCAACGCTATGTAAAGATGTTCACCTAGACGTATGTTCTGCGTGTCACCCGTTCTACACTGGTAAGCAGAAGATCCTTGACACAGGTGGCCGTGTAGATCGCTTTAACAAGCGTTTCGGTGCACTTAGCAGCAAGAAGTAA
- the hslV gene encoding ATP-dependent protease subunit HslV, with product MTTIVSVRRDDKVVIGGDGQVSLGNTVMKGNARKVRRLYNGKVLAGFAGGTADAFTLFERFEAKLEMHQGHLTKAAVEMAKDWRTDRALRRLEALLAVADETASLIITGNGDVVQPEHDLIAIGSGGNFAQAAATALLENTDLSAKEIVEKSLKIAGDICVFTNNFQTIEEL from the coding sequence ATGACTACCATCGTTAGTGTTCGTCGCGATGACAAAGTGGTTATCGGCGGTGATGGCCAAGTTTCGCTTGGTAACACAGTTATGAAAGGCAACGCACGTAAAGTACGTCGTCTATACAATGGTAAAGTACTGGCAGGTTTCGCTGGCGGTACAGCTGATGCATTTACATTATTTGAACGCTTTGAAGCAAAGCTTGAGATGCACCAAGGCCATCTCACTAAAGCAGCCGTAGAAATGGCAAAAGACTGGCGTACCGACAGAGCATTAAGAAGGCTTGAAGCCCTACTTGCGGTAGCCGATGAAACCGCCTCGCTTATCATCACAGGTAACGGCGACGTGGTGCAGCCAGAGCATGATCTTATTGCTATCGGCAGTGGTGGTAATTTCGCACAGGCAGCTGCAACCGCACTACTTGAAAATACCGACTTAAGTGCGAAAGAAATCGTGGAAAAGAGCCTAAAGATCGCCGGCGATATCTGCGTATTTACCAATAATTTCCAAACTATCGAAGAATTGTAA